Proteins encoded by one window of Cylindrospermum stagnale PCC 7417:
- a CDS encoding Uma2 family endonuclease → MSVQLLRRKFTVEQYHKMVDSGIFSENDRVELIRGEIIDMAAIGRRHAGCVNRLVNTLIQRLGQRIILAPQNPVELDDTSEPQPDVALLRPREDFYETAHPQAEDIFLLIEVADSTVKYDREVKISLYAENNIIEVWLVDVNQQIVEVYREPTSAGYQDIQNFIQNQTLSIKAFPDVNITVNEIFGL, encoded by the coding sequence ATGTCTGTGCAATTACTAAGACGGAAATTCACAGTTGAGCAATATCACAAAATGGTTGATTCTGGTATTTTCTCAGAAAATGACCGAGTGGAATTAATCAGGGGGGAAATTATTGATATGGCTGCTATTGGTAGAAGACACGCAGGCTGTGTAAATCGACTAGTCAACACCTTGATTCAGCGCTTGGGACAACGCATAATACTAGCTCCCCAAAATCCTGTAGAATTAGACGATACCTCAGAACCCCAGCCAGATGTAGCCTTGTTGCGTCCTCGTGAAGATTTTTATGAAACAGCACATCCCCAAGCAGAAGATATATTTTTGTTAATAGAAGTGGCAGATAGCACAGTTAAATATGACCGAGAAGTGAAAATTTCTCTGTATGCTGAAAACAACATTATTGAAGTTTGGTTAGTCGATGTTAATCAGCAAATTGTAGAAGTTTATCGAGAACCGACAAGCGCGGGATATCAGGATATTCAAAATTTTATTCAAAATCAAACTTTATCAATCAAAGCTTTTCCTGACGTGAATATTACCGTTAATGAAATATTTGGGTTGTGA
- the hisF gene encoding imidazole glycerol phosphate synthase subunit HisF — MLSKRILPCLDVKAGRVVKGVNFVNLKDAGDPVELAKVYNEAGADELVFLDITATHEDRDTIIDVVYRTAEQVFIPLTVGGGIQSLENVKGLLRAGADKVSINSAAVREPDLINRASDRFGNQCIVIAIDARRRVDPSNPGWDVYVRGGRENTGIDALLWAQEMEKRGAGELLVTSMDADGTQAGYDLELTKAIAELVEIPVIASGGAGNCEHIHAALTEGKAEAALLASLLHYGQLSVAQIKNFLRDRSVPVRLPC, encoded by the coding sequence AACCTGAAAGATGCAGGCGATCCGGTAGAACTAGCTAAGGTCTATAACGAAGCCGGTGCTGATGAGTTAGTGTTTCTAGATATTACGGCGACTCATGAAGACCGGGACACGATTATTGATGTGGTGTACCGCACAGCAGAACAGGTCTTTATTCCGTTAACTGTGGGTGGCGGCATCCAATCCTTAGAAAATGTTAAAGGTTTGTTACGAGCGGGTGCAGACAAGGTTAGTATTAACTCTGCGGCAGTACGCGAACCAGACTTGATTAATCGGGCAAGCGATCGCTTTGGTAATCAGTGCATAGTGATTGCAATTGATGCTAGACGAAGAGTTGATCCTAGTAACCCTGGTTGGGATGTGTATGTGCGTGGCGGCAGAGAGAATACTGGCATTGATGCCTTACTGTGGGCGCAAGAAATGGAGAAGCGGGGAGCTGGAGAACTGTTAGTTACGAGTATGGATGCTGATGGTACTCAAGCAGGTTATGACCTGGAGTTGACAAAGGCGATCGCTGAATTGGTAGAAATTCCTGTTATTGCTTCTGGTGGCGCAGGCAATTGTGAACATATCCACGCTGCTTTGACAGAAGGCAAAGCCGAAGCCGCATTACTCGCATCCTTGTTACATTATGGACAACTCAGCGTAGCGCAGATCAAGAACTTTTTGCGCGATCGCTCTGTACCAGTAAGATTGCCCTGTTGA
- a CDS encoding FG-GAP-like repeat-containing protein — MLLRNAANTGFDAATSFSIGDSPRSVIAGDFNRDGKLDLAVANPGSYNISVRLRNATNTDFYAATSFSIGYIPFSITVGDFNGDRKLDLATANYNGSVSVLLRNAANTGFDPATNFSVGTNPYSVTVGDFNGDGKSDLVVANSSSNNVSVLLRNAANTSFDPATNFSVGSGPGSVTVGDFNGDGKSDLAVANSSSDNVSVLLNADPAATLTITDVPANQAPITGNGRNPLTGTTGDDIIIGGPGAKTLTGNRGNDVFVFTNLKDVGQRIADFGVGDDKIDLSQLLTSIGYEGTDPIADGYVQFVQGSTANSTVLQIDRDGAFGTAIFKNFLQLDNVTPTQMNDPNNFVFGNNIQP; from the coding sequence GTGCTGTTACGCAATGCCGCGAATACAGGTTTTGATGCTGCCACCAGCTTTAGCATCGGTGATAGTCCCCGTTCTGTCATCGCAGGCGACTTCAACCGCGACGGCAAGCTTGACTTGGCTGTGGCCAACCCTGGCAGCTACAACATCTCAGTGCGGCTACGCAATGCCACGAATACAGATTTTTATGCTGCCACCAGCTTTAGCATCGGGTATATTCCCTTTTCCATTACCGTAGGCGACTTCAACGGCGACCGCAAGCTTGACTTAGCGACGGCGAACTATAACGGCAGCGTCTCAGTGCTGCTACGCAATGCCGCGAATACAGGTTTTGATCCTGCCACCAACTTTAGCGTCGGGACTAATCCCTATTCAGTCACCGTAGGCGACTTCAACGGCGACGGCAAATCTGACTTGGTTGTGGCGAACTCTAGCAGCAACAACGTTTCTGTGCTGTTACGCAATGCCGCGAATACAAGTTTTGATCCTGCCACCAACTTTAGCGTCGGGTCTGGTCCGGGTTCCGTCACCGTAGGCGACTTCAACGGCGACGGCAAATCTGACTTGGCTGTGGCGAACTCTAGCAGCGACAATGTCTCAGTGCTGCTGAATGCTGACCCCGCCGCCACATTGACAATTACCGATGTTCCTGCTAACCAAGCCCCCATCACAGGCAACGGTCGTAACCCGCTAACAGGTACTACTGGGGACGATATCATTATTGGTGGCCCCGGTGCTAAAACTCTCACAGGCAATAGAGGAAATGATGTATTTGTTTTCACCAATCTCAAAGATGTAGGTCAACGCATTGCTGACTTTGGCGTTGGTGATGACAAAATTGACCTCAGTCAATTACTGACTAGCATTGGTTATGAAGGCACAGACCCCATTGCTGATGGCTATGTGCAGTTCGTACAAGGAAGTACAGCTAACAGTACCGTTCTCCAGATTGACCGCGATGGTGCATTTGGTACGGCAATTTTCAAGAACTTTCTTCAGTTGGATAACGTTACCCCAACTCAAATGAATGACCCCAACAACTTTGTGTTCGGTAATAACATCCAGCCCTAG
- a CDS encoding TIGR03032 family protein, with the protein MNNTAEMDIYSDGQSPAFSARPFANGDRETLLLSADRTFTDWLAKEQISIAYTTYQTSRLMLIGVNPENGRISGFERLFERAMGLYTTAERIYLSSKYQLWQMDNVLELGQTHDGYDKLYIPRIGYTTGDIDVHDVAVDGTGKLIFISSLLNCLATVSDRHSCIPLWKPPFISKIVNEDRCHLNGLGMVEGQPRYVTVCSRSDVVDGWRDRRQDGGCVVDIPSNEIICTGLSMPHSPRWYRDKLWLLNSGKGEFGYVDLRKGKFESVAFCPGFMRGLAFWGNYAIVGLSKPRGDKTFTGLDLDEELRKRDAEPRCGLMVIDLRTGAIAHWVRIEGIVTELYDVQILPGVKRPMALGFQNEEIQQIITLDPQSSLVGVNLPSVTRESAENRNGDNLPLMNATENQNLFNPEARLYQQGLAWQNSGQYHDAIAQYQQLITQYPEYAPAWYQLGVIVDNLGQRDEAALAYQKALTINPNYAEAHNNLGIVRVAEKNLAAAISCFTAAIKSKPDYAFAHNNLGLVWQMQTKFAEAAAKFREALQINPEYAEAYLNLGMVLEAQGNLQDAIACYRSAVRHKTDYIKADNRLGLALIKLAMVSKGDVEEARGIFEQVLKLQPDSAEAFTHLVYLKEMSCDWRDRQSDLTRIGEQTQRELQTGQSTTIAAFDTLYKPWERTLLLQVAQTHGTAMETQWTQMRQALNFTHSRSLTGRLKIGYLSSDFRNHAMSHLIRGLFRCHNRDNFEIFAYSTGPDDNSEYRRYIASQSEHFQDIATLSTEESARLIFAHGIHILIDLNAYTAGSRSQIFALKPAPIQVNHVGFPGTMGADFIDYIIGDAIVTPPEFAEAFSEKIVTLPHSYYFTDNQQAISSTPITRSQYGLPESGFVFCCFNNNYKIEPLIFDAWMRILADVPEGVLWLLPRFPVAKENLRREAEMRGISEERLIFADVEPKPEHLARHRLADLFLDTLYYNAHTSATDALWAGLPVITCPGTTFASRVAASLLTAVGLPELVTANLQEYEQLAINLAKSPGELLQLKQKLAQNRTTHPLFDTSRFTRNLEQAYSKMWEVYAAGKSPQSIQVSDIQA; encoded by the coding sequence ATGAATAACACTGCGGAAATGGATATTTATAGCGATGGGCAAAGCCCCGCCTTCTCTGCGAGACCCTTCGCGAACGGCGATCGCGAAACGCTGCTGCTTTCAGCAGATCGCACTTTTACCGATTGGTTGGCAAAAGAACAAATCAGCATCGCCTATACTACCTATCAAACGAGTCGGTTAATGTTAATCGGCGTCAATCCCGAAAATGGGAGAATCTCCGGTTTTGAGCGCCTTTTTGAGCGGGCAATGGGACTTTACACCACGGCTGAACGCATATATCTCAGTTCCAAATACCAGCTATGGCAAATGGATAATGTCCTAGAATTAGGGCAAACCCACGATGGTTATGATAAACTCTACATCCCTCGCATCGGCTACACTACAGGCGATATCGATGTTCATGATGTTGCCGTTGATGGCACAGGAAAATTAATTTTTATTAGTAGTTTGTTAAACTGTTTGGCAACGGTTAGCGATCGCCATAGTTGCATTCCTTTATGGAAACCGCCATTTATCTCCAAAATCGTCAACGAAGATCGCTGTCATCTCAACGGACTGGGGATGGTAGAAGGACAACCCCGCTACGTGACTGTGTGTAGCCGTTCTGACGTGGTGGATGGCTGGCGCGATCGCCGTCAAGATGGCGGCTGTGTGGTTGATATCCCCTCGAATGAGATAATTTGTACAGGATTATCCATGCCCCACTCACCGCGCTGGTATCGGGACAAACTGTGGTTGCTCAACTCTGGTAAAGGGGAATTTGGTTACGTAGATTTACGGAAAGGTAAATTTGAATCGGTAGCTTTCTGTCCAGGATTTATGCGCGGGTTAGCTTTTTGGGGAAATTATGCGATTGTCGGACTCTCCAAACCCAGAGGAGATAAAACCTTTACCGGCTTGGATTTAGATGAAGAATTGCGGAAACGAGATGCCGAACCCCGTTGTGGGTTGATGGTGATAGACTTGAGGACTGGTGCGATCGCACATTGGGTTCGCATCGAAGGCATTGTAACGGAACTCTACGACGTGCAGATATTACCCGGAGTCAAGCGGCCGATGGCTCTGGGATTCCAGAATGAGGAAATTCAGCAGATAATTACCCTAGATCCCCAATCTTCCCTTGTTGGGGTAAATTTGCCATCTGTCACCAGAGAATCGGCTGAAAACAGAAATGGCGATAACCTTCCCTTGATGAACGCCACCGAGAATCAAAACCTGTTCAATCCAGAAGCAAGGCTTTATCAGCAAGGGTTAGCATGGCAAAACTCCGGACAATATCATGATGCGATCGCTCAATATCAACAACTAATAACCCAATACCCCGAATATGCTCCTGCTTGGTATCAGCTAGGGGTGATTGTGGATAATCTGGGACAAAGAGACGAAGCAGCACTAGCTTACCAAAAAGCCTTGACAATTAACCCTAATTATGCAGAAGCACATAATAATTTAGGGATTGTGCGGGTGGCTGAGAAAAACTTGGCAGCAGCGATTAGCTGTTTTACCGCAGCGATTAAAAGTAAACCTGACTATGCTTTTGCTCATAATAATCTAGGTTTAGTCTGGCAAATGCAAACTAAATTTGCAGAGGCAGCGGCTAAGTTTCGGGAGGCTTTGCAGATAAATCCAGAGTATGCAGAAGCTTATCTTAATCTGGGTATGGTTTTGGAAGCGCAGGGCAATTTACAGGATGCGATCGCTTGTTATCGGTCAGCAGTTCGCCACAAAACAGATTATATCAAAGCTGATAACAGATTAGGGCTAGCTCTCATCAAACTAGCGATGGTGAGTAAAGGTGATGTAGAAGAAGCCAGAGGAATATTTGAGCAGGTTTTAAAACTCCAGCCAGACTCAGCAGAAGCCTTCACCCATCTAGTTTACCTCAAAGAAATGTCCTGTGATTGGCGCGATCGTCAGTCTGATTTAACTCGCATCGGTGAACAAACTCAGCGGGAACTACAGACAGGACAATCCACCACCATCGCTGCCTTTGATACACTATACAAGCCTTGGGAGCGGACTTTGCTGTTGCAAGTAGCGCAGACTCATGGAACAGCAATGGAGACGCAATGGACGCAGATGCGGCAGGCTCTCAATTTTACTCATTCTCGTTCCTTAACTGGAAGGCTAAAAATTGGCTATTTATCCAGTGACTTTCGCAATCATGCCATGAGTCACTTGATCAGAGGTTTATTTAGATGCCATAATCGGGATAATTTTGAGATATTTGCTTACTCTACTGGACCAGATGACAATAGTGAATATCGCCGCTACATAGCTTCCCAGAGCGAACACTTTCAAGACATTGCGACTCTATCCACAGAAGAAAGCGCCCGCCTGATTTTTGCTCATGGAATTCATATTTTAATCGATCTCAATGCTTACACAGCCGGCTCTCGTAGCCAAATTTTTGCCTTAAAACCAGCGCCGATTCAAGTGAATCATGTCGGCTTTCCGGGGACAATGGGTGCAGACTTCATCGATTATATAATTGGAGATGCGATCGTCACACCGCCGGAATTTGCCGAAGCTTTCAGTGAAAAAATAGTAACTTTACCTCATAGCTACTATTTTACCGACAACCAACAAGCGATATCTTCCACCCCCATCACCCGTTCTCAATATGGTTTACCAGAGTCGGGTTTTGTCTTTTGCTGTTTCAACAACAACTATAAAATCGAACCGCTGATTTTTGATGCGTGGATGAGAATTCTCGCAGATGTTCCTGAAGGTGTCCTCTGGCTATTACCCAGATTTCCCGTTGCTAAAGAGAACCTGCGAAGGGAAGCCGAGATGCGGGGTATTAGCGAAGAACGTCTAATTTTTGCTGACGTCGAACCAAAACCAGAACACTTAGCCCGACACCGATTAGCAGACTTATTTTTGGATACCCTATACTACAACGCTCACACAAGTGCTACCGATGCTTTATGGGCGGGTTTACCAGTTATTACCTGTCCGGGGACAACTTTTGCCTCTCGTGTGGCTGCTAGTTTGCTAACAGCAGTTGGTTTACCAGAGTTAGTTACTGCCAATTTGCAAGAGTATGAGCAATTGGCAATAAATTTAGCGAAGTCTCCTGGAGAATTGCTGCAACTCAAACAGAAATTAGCCCAAAATCGTACCACCCACCCACTTTTTGATACATCGCGTTTTACCCGCAATCTAGAGCAAGCTTACAGCAAGATGTGGGAGGTTTACGCTGCTGGTAAATCTCCCCAATCAATTCAAGTAAGCGATATTCAGGCGTAG
- a CDS encoding PEP-CTERM sorting domain-containing protein, which translates to MFTNIKHSFFTIGTASLLSLGTLTLANPSYAVTLDLTTWNTIGDATLNSPTQATINSGTETVDTGGGTGSLEEFLSIPNNAIVNAIPNAVFGSAIQQTYAVNSGDVFSFNYNFSTTDSDVAFVTINNIITTLTASSPFSYSFTNAGNYNIGIGVVDVDDSIGQSTLVVTNADIQSVPEPTTMLGLFTGLGFGAAMRRRFRKQFSL; encoded by the coding sequence ATGTTTACTAACATCAAACACTCATTTTTTACCATCGGTACTGCCAGTTTATTAAGTCTCGGTACTTTGACCCTTGCTAACCCAAGCTACGCCGTCACTCTTGACCTAACTACTTGGAACACAATTGGTGATGCCACTCTTAATTCTCCAACTCAAGCAACAATCAATTCAGGCACTGAAACCGTGGATACTGGTGGTGGTACAGGTTCTCTCGAAGAGTTTTTAAGTATTCCGAATAATGCCATAGTTAACGCCATTCCAAATGCAGTTTTTGGTTCTGCCATCCAGCAAACCTATGCTGTAAATAGTGGTGATGTTTTCAGCTTCAACTATAATTTCTCGACAACTGACTCTGATGTTGCCTTTGTGACGATTAACAACATTATCACTACTTTAACAGCAAGCTCTCCTTTCAGCTACAGCTTCACCAATGCGGGTAATTACAATATCGGCATTGGCGTTGTTGATGTGGATGACTCTATTGGCCAATCAACCTTGGTAGTAACGAACGCCGATATCCAATCAGTTCCCGAACCCACAACTATGCTGGGTTTATTTACGGGGCTGGGGTTTGGCGCAGCTATGAGACGTCGCTTCCGTAAACAATTTTCATTATAA